The stretch of DNA TGCATAAAAACTGTGCATAAAAGAGATAATAGAGTAACCAGTAGTCGGCTAGAGGACCATACTCAAGGATGAAATGAATAACCTGTTCGAATAAGCCAaatattaaaagaaagaaagaaagaaagaaccatTTACAATCAGTgatatagggccctatcttatgccacccgctacccgttaccactacccgctacccttGAATTGCacatttaggagcttccgctatccctaaacggtatcttgtgcccacgctacccgctatccattatgcctactccgttatttgcgcctggaggtgtgtccgtgggcgtgttctatgcgctttccctacaattgctatcttgagcacacactttaggatagcgggtggtcaggaccacccgctatccgcttttgggcttttacaagagcgcgcccagggggcttcaatgcgcgccccgacagagccacgccacacacacggtcggactgatattGGGACACCgtcggaatggactgagtatattactcatatagactgtttagaggaaagactgttttaattggacacttatgccagcacgttttattgttttatcataagccagaaGCTGTGCTATAGcctatttttattcttaatattttattttccaaatctACCCTGTCAATAAactagtttacacatagttccacctctgcctcttgtgtctgtgtggtgtgacccagggattttactcaatcagtacaacctcgtgacacgtccacttggacacatgtggacgtgcacatgcggctccacctcctgaattaactcgcctgtaatataatatataatatatatatatatatatatatatatatatatatatatatatatgaaaagccaccttgctttagcctcagttgaacccctgagaaaatctaccttcCTCTCTACATCAGGGGTTTCGGTTTTATTttggatagcgcagcctgcccttaaaggcaatggcacctgggacactgattggtttaactggcgtaacacccaaaacacgcctatacataatataacGGGTAGCAGaagtgttttacggataacggcaggtgcgcaagatagcaacttttgcgggggaacgcctcttgcgcaatgctaaatcactaaataacgggtttagggactctggcgcaagatagggcccatagtctTTTTGATAATGTGCTGAACATTATCTTCTTAATTGATGGAACACATCCCTTCATTTTCATAAAGTCTGGACAGTTTTTAAACAAGAATATATGCAGTATGTATAGTAcaatttaaagtcattttcagttACTTCACGTTCACGCTTTGGCCACAGAAAGTTTTGTTCTATATGGAAATAGGAACAAACATAATTATGCTGACATATGCCAACCAGAGAAATACAGTATCAGCAAAGTCAAAAAGCCTCTAGTTCAGGTCCAGCTCAGGGCCAGGGGCCAgttgataaaatgacaacattaatgatacttgattacttgtctctttcatttgttttattttcacaaaacataTCAAAAGGTAAGTGCAATGATAGTCTTATATGGCttggcttttcatttctgttatgTCCACGACACAGTttgtaatcaaatgaatttgccacatttttctTCAATACTGAATAAATCTGTAAGTGCAATTTGCAAATTCAACACAAGCAACTTTTTACATGAACAGCAAATGTACATGAATAGCTTTCTGtacatctgtctgctgtcaAGTGGGTTAACAGTGAAGATACCTGAGCACATCTCTTTCAACTGCTTCACAGAATCACTTATGACTTGGCCCACATTCAACACAAATCTTTTGAGTGAGGGCAGTCTTGACTGTTTAGATGAGTTATTAATTATATACTAAAAACTATGGCCTCCAAAATTTCCATGAAACTGAGCCAACACCTATGCATCAATATAGTCTCAATCACCCAAACTTTTGCAGAGTAAGCACAATCAAGGTCACATCTTTGGCCTGCGTTACTCATGAGATCTGACATGGGGGTCCAAGTATGGTGTCTCTGTCAGAACAAAACTGAATGTGAAAGTGAACTGAATTCCAGAAATGGCACGTGTTGAAATGTAATAAGATacacccaaacaaacacaccagtgTAAGAACAAAACTAAAGTTATCAGAATGAAACTGAAGTCAAACCGCACCTCCGATGATCTTTACCACAGCGTCCTTAATGTTTACTGGCACACACATGACCATTTCTTTGAATCATCAATATGGCCAAAATATATTATGTAAACATCTTACAATTATGTCACATCTATTTTCAACTATAGTGGACATTCTCACTGAAATTAgaattaaatgtttaaatgttgcCAGTATATTTGAATTCTATGTTTATGaatcaacaaaaactaaatgaCATATAATTATAGATTAGCAACTGTGCAGCTGTGcttaaataatacaataaaaaaaaatgcccagtCACTTTGTTGTAGCTACATTCTTGCTACATGcaatgctgtgaaaaagtatttgctctcttcctgatttctttgcatatttgtcacacttaaatgtttcagctcatcaaacaaattttaataatagacaaagataacccgagtaaatacaaaatgcagtttttaaatgatgatttcatttattaagggaaaaaggctacCCATGAACATCACCAAActtttcctcccttgagatgctctgtCAAGCCttcactgcagctgccttcagttgctgctggtttgtgggtcagtttggtcttcagcaagtgaaaagcagctcagttgggttgaggtctggggaatgacttggccattgaagaatattccacttctttgctttcagtaactcttgggttgctttcgCAGTATATTTCATATCCCATATATACTGttcatctgcactgtgaagcgcCGTCCTATCAGTTtagtggcatttggctgaatctgagcagatagtatagccctataaacatcagaattcatcctgctgcttccatcagcagtcacatcatcaataaacaccagtAACCCAGTTCTattggcagccatacatgcccatgccataacactgcctgcACCATggtggacagatgatgtgctctgctttgggtcatgagggtcatgttcctttcattctccacacttttctcttcccatcattgTGGTAGAAATTAATCTtcctttcatctgtccaaagaaccttgttccagaattgggcaggcttttttttttttttagatggtttgcaaagtctaatctggccttcctgtcctTGAGTGACACCAATGttttgcaccttgctgtatagccgctgtatttattttctcgcAAACGTCTCTTGATTGTAGATTTGGACAATTATGCGCCTATCTCCTGgagagtgtttttgacttcctTAGACGTTGTGAACAGGTTTTTCTTCACCTGGGAAAGAATTCTTcggtcatccactttagatgtcttctgtggtcttccaggccttttggttTTGCTGAGCTTACCAGTGCATTCTATCTTTTTCAGAATATACCTGTTGATTTGGCTAAATttttgctatctgtctgatagatttttttttctttttgagcctTATGATGACCTGCTTGACCTGCgtagacacctctttggattgcatgttgagggttctgataaacagctaccaaatgcaaacgGAAACACTTGGcatgaactccagaccttttattttcttaatttgtcatggaccCTCTGAAAAcagggtgacaatgtataaatcTCACTGCAATTCCTAAACgattaatgtcatatttttgttcaaccccttaaattaaagctgcaagtctgcacttcagtcacgtcttgattactccatttcaaatccactgtggtctTGAACAacggcaaaattatgaatattatgtCACTGTCTAAATACTTATGGAACTAACTGTAGTTCAAGTGTGTAAACAAGGACCACTAGAAACCTTTCAGTTAACAGTGAAGATACCTGAGCACATCTCTTTCAACTGCTTCACAAAGAGTCATTTATGACTTGGCCCACATTCAACACAAATCTTTTGAGTGAGGGCAGTCTTGCCTGTTTAGATGAGTTATTAATTATATAGTAGTAATGTAATTAATGCTAACAAGATAATAtctttattacaataaaaaaaaaatgtaatattattattttgtattttatcattttatttttatttttgattgattgccTGTGGGGCCAGTCAAAATTGCGTCACGGGCCGGAAGTGGCCCGCGGGTCGGACTTTGAGTATCCCTGCCCTAGTTCATAGCTAGGGAGGGATAGGAGGACACGTCAGGTAGTTgttaaacaccaaaaaaaaaaaactatggcCTCCAAAATTTCCAGGAAACTGAGTTAACACCTATGCATCATAGTCTCAATCACCCAATCTTTGGCAGAGTAAGCAAATTCAGGGTCATATCGGTGGCCTGCGTTACTCATGAGATCTGACATGGGGGCCCAATTTCTATCGAACATGCCCATCAAAAACCTATGAAACCTATTTTAGGTGGGAGGCCCTAACTGCTTAATACCAAATGTGCTCTAGTAAGTCCTATCCTGTGCTTAACTGATCAAAGTGTAGAAGACCCTGTTGTGTTGTTAGTAAGAATGTTTGACAATTACATGAACTCTGAATGTAACCATCATGTTCCCCAACTTAAGACCATGTATTTTGACTTAGAATTTGTCCTTTTAAGCCACCTTCAGTGGTACACAGAATAAATTCCTCAGTTTACTCCAGCAGACACCAGATTATATGCTTCTAAAGGTATACAAAGAGGTAACACTTAGCCAAAATAGTCTCCACTTTAAATATGCAAACCATTTAGTTAGTATCAGTACCTCCTTTAACCTTGACTCagctttctgtctgcctctgcgCTCTTCTGCCAGCCTCAGACGACACTCTTCTAGCTCCATCTgcaggacacacaaacacaaacagcacactgAAAGTCTTGAATGATGGAGCCTACTATACCACTATACATAATTCGCAAACTATCACAGAGCAGGTGTTGTGCTCTGCAATTACCTTTTGAAAACAAAGATGCAAAGTTTAAACAATTAAACGTCCTGCTTTGGGAACCTATGGCGTGCCCAGCATGCCTGACCTGCATACGCTGAAATTGTCGTTCAGTGATCCTGTCTTGCAGACGGACAGACGAAGGTCTCTTCTCCACTTCTACCAccacctcttcttcttcctcatcctcctcttcctctgaatCTGATTCCACTGTAACTTTCACAGTAGCTGCACCCTGAAAAAGACCACAGATTTTACAGTATGAAAATAGTCcacagtaaaaatgtcatttgaaaGCAATTCAATTACCCTTCTGGATTCCTGTCATAGTGTTGGTCTCAGAAGTGGCAATTCTGGTTTATCTTGTACTCCAAATGTAAATAGCAAATATATAAGATAACTAATTTATCTGTTTGATGATTGGTCAAAATTCTGCTACCTATCTAGACCAGTTATACCTGTTTGTAAGCAAATGTCTAGAGAAGGAAAGGTGTCCCTCACCTGAAAACTGTGCTCTTCCACAGTGACTCCAGGAGGCAGACCTCTGGAACAAAAGCAGGTACCATGGTgttatggcgcttttccactagcacctactcggctcgactctactcggtttgtaagGTTTTCTATTAGGTAGTGGTACCTGGTAACAGGTACTATTTTAGTAcatactcagccggggttcccagcgagctgagtcgagccgaaagtGTGACATAAAGAGAGTGTAGACCACTGACTGGACAGGGAGCGACGACACATGAGAGGgactccttcacgaaaaccaaacccgcgattttataaaaaaaatggtAACAGTGACCGTGCGCactgatcatcactgaagttggcaaagttggaaaatggcaagcaaaccggtaccatggtcaaatgaagaggtggagacttttctgtgcttggtggcagaccaaagaatccagagggagctggacggtgcgccacAACTCCACCCATgatgaggtggtactcaattgtaatggaaaacaacTGAAACCGAGTCGAGTCGAGTAGACCCGAGCTGAATAGAGCCGAGTGGGTGCTAGTGGAAGAGCGCCATTAGTCTTACTATCAACAACCAATGACAAACAACCAATGGAGTTTTTGACAACTAGCTAAAATATTGGGGTTTGTGAACAAATTGGGTGGttgaacataaacaaaaacaagtgtatcatcaatcatgtgccatggaagGCCATCTGTATGCTGGTTTTCAGTCCAAGGATAACACCAGGTGTTATCACTGATTAAcaaccagagaggaggaacaaatCAGtataattgtgttttgttttgttttgtttttaaaatagcACACAGCCACACGtcatcttcattttattatccATGTCATTGTCCTATATCTATCAAGTGTCTTAGAATAAGAGGAATGATTGGAAATAGAATGAGCTCTTTAAACCACAGTGAATGATCAAGGAACCCTGTTCAGTGGTTGAAGCCAAGTGCTTTTTATCGGACAACAGTTATCAACTCAGGTTCTGTATGTAAAAACTAAATCCTTTCCAAAAGCAGTTTCTATTGACACACAATTTCGTTATGCTTTTtggtataatgacaataaagattaccgatttctgatttctgaatgcactgaaaGCGAATTGGCCAGCTAACACCTCCTCACCTCTGGCGCTCAGCACGAGCAGCAGTGCGCCAAGGCACATGGCGGGAATGAGGTTTCTTTTGTTGAGCAACTTCTGGACTCCGTTCACCAGCTGATGTTCCTCTTCGAGGGGCTGCATCAGGAAGAGACCCACAACTCAAAAATAAACTAGACTAGAAATCAACAAGAATTCAGAAACCTCACAATGACAGAACACAAAGCCTCAAGCCAAAGGTACTTTCTGTCCCCTTGGCTTGTGCCTTACTGAATTGGAACTTTGTTGTTGTAAGAAAATGCAGGTTCTATGTATCGCAAGCAAGAGAGAGTGGAAATCTTTACCAGCTGGAACTGTTTTCAGTTATTGATATTGAGACACTATAACACTTTCCCACTTTCTTAAATTACCACAGCGTAAGCACAATGTTAATACTTGTCTTTTCAACACACCAGCAAAAATCTATTTTcatctttacatttttaaaaatgtgaaaaatataagCAGCACTTGATTTTAATGTCAGGCACAGATCCAGAAGATCAAATCCTAATTacttcaaaatattttgaaacattCTATTTTGAACGCCTGACCCATATTAAACACTTCAAATTATTTAAGACCATTTCCAGCTATTTCAGCTAGGTAGAGGTCTTCCGAGTTGTAGCTGAATTAACAAAATGAGAATAGGATGAATGCTGAATGCTGAAGATGTTACTCTGACTGTGGTGCCGGAGGGCATGTTTTCTAGTTGTAGACAAGAAAGCATGTTCGTGAAGAAAATGAGTTCAAAATCATGTTGAATTTAGGGGAAATTATGATAAATGTATACACATATGTACCTATCCTATATGTGGCTTTCCCTCTGACTGTACTAGGCAGAGCTCGTCTCTTTACACCGGGAGGTTTCTGCAGCTCTTTGAAAGCTGTTGGCTTGATCCAATagtactgcaaaacaaaacagggaacACAGAAGccatcaaacacacatatttactGCTACATGTAAAAAAAGTAAGGAAACACTCATGCCCAGAGTTCCCTCTTCACTTAGATATTGAATGAAATTTTCTTGGATATTAAATGAAACAgctcaaaatgaaaaacctgTTGGTGAGTATTTACTCACCACCATGTGAGTCAAAACACCAGCGAAATTTGTATGCCCACATTGCAAACGGCAAGTATGCTAGCACAGCTATTTATCAGCTTTTGTTACTTTCCAAAGTTTTCACATTTGCTCTTCCCAACATGATGCATGTTCACCCTCTGCTTGATGTAAACACGACAATGGGTGACAATATGGTAATAAACAGCATATTGTGATTAACTGTACAGATAATGcgattgcaatatgattcacaattttagcaGGAATGAAAATTTTTgcattaaaatttttattttcactgaaaagctattaaaatgatggtgtgatttttttctaggGTCTGCGGTAAAGAAACATGTTTCTTATATCTGGGGAATCCAATTTGAAGGCCAgtgcatctctgtagcaccataatattttatttacagcaaTATTGTGTCACACATTTCACCTGTTAGCAAAAACTGCAGCTTCTGAGATCTGGATATTACACTTGGTCATACTGCGATTTcgataatataaaaaaaatgtcccctctcattttatttgttttggaaaagacTGAGGTAGAGTTATGAGAGCTAATTCATTGCGTGTTATATAGAGATACAAACTTCAGTGTTTCAACTGAAATGCAGGTGAGCAACTGCATtaacccaaaacacacacacacacacacacacacacacacacacacacactcactcactcacctcTGACAACTGACCATCAGCATTCATCAGCACTTTCTCTATTGTGGTTTTCATCAGGACCTTGTctggaggaagatgaaggaatgaatataaaataaacattaaagcATGACTCTTACTGTTCTTGATATGTGATTATTAAAAAACAGGCAGTCAGCCCTTATGGGTAGATTATCTCTGTCTACAAAGTTTTAAAGGAGGACGTGCTGGGTATTTCAGAAGGTTACAAACAAACTTGGCTGCAAAGAGAGTTTGAAAGAGCTTGGTGTGCAGCATCAACTGTTCACTGAGGCTGTATAGGGAAATACACTGATATTACATTGAGACTGTGATATGAGACGAGATACAGTCTGGATTTCAGTCATCATAAAATTATAGAATAACTGAAATGTTGTCTTCTTGGTGttaaaggctgtattacagCAAAAATTATTTAACTTTCTTtacttattagactgttttagCTGATCCAATGACTGCCTCAAGGCTATCATCTCCACATTATTAATGGCTGTTCCCCAAAACGTTACTGTGTGTAAAGAGAACACCAACTATCATTCCCAAAATACTGTTGAATTATTGAAATCAAGATATTTGgtaaaaatattgtgatattggaTTTTGTCCACCACAATGTTTTAAATTCTGCATCTTACCAACTAACGGGTTATTGCGGATATCCAGCACACAAATGGTAGAGTTAGTTTTCAAGGCTTCCAGCAGACAGCGAGCTCCCTTGTTGGACAGACCACACTTCTGGAGGTCTACAGCTGTTCAGAAGCAGTcatgaaagagggagggagaacgTGAACAGAACTCATAATCAAGACAAGTAGTGGAGAGGAGCACTTTGTCCTAATATTAATGTACACGTAACCTTTAACCCAAAGGTCCTCAGCCAATTCGTGTGCAAGCGCTGCAGCCCCCCGGTCTCCTATTAAAGTGTTACAGTTGAGGGTGACACGGCGAAGACCTCCCATGCCCTCAAACTGCGGATGTCGATACCTTAGAGACTCTGCCCATGCTGCACCATGCCTCTGCATTCCCTGATGCTGAGAgaaattttgcatgttttacatCTTTTACAAAAATGTTATATTCTTGTAAAAGGCTGTGGAATGTTTTTCTGACCTTTCTacagttaaatgaaaaaatttcaaccaaataATGAATAACAGAGAAAGCCAGATGAGGTCCATGTCTATAATTTTTGTTTGCATATTCAACACTAGGTGGAGACAGAGTCAACTGAATTTGAAGAGCGGTGTTTAGTGTCTTGTAGCATTTAAGATAGTATACCTTGATGATATTGGCCAAATGCTCTGCCCCTCTCCAGGTGAGATTACATCCTGTAAAATCTACAGTCTTAATGCTTGCAGAATACTTCACGCTTTGgcaaatgactaaaaaaaatggaaaatgacagTTAGAAAGAGAATGAACCTACGCACAGTACAATTCCTGTAAGCACATCAAAGCAGCGTAAAAACAGTCCATTATAAAGGACTtttcacacacatcagagtgCCTTGAACCTTTTCAGACTGCCAACTAACAAAGATGTGCCTGTGCAGAATGAAATGGGCAATCTTTGCTTTATTTTAGATGTTGCTGCCCTGTCCTGAGGAGCATATGACTTTTTCACAATGCCATTACTGTTTGGACCCAGACCAGTACTTTCCATTTCTGTGTACAGTGTAATGTACAGTGTAAATTTgctgaacaataaaaaaaaacaaaaaaaaacaaaaacctcttAATATTCATACCTTCTAAACCATCATCAGTTATTGGGCAGTGAGCAAGGGATAGGGTTTCTAAGGGAACACTTTTTGCCAGACCCtagaaaagaacagaatagaacagaataacaAATATACTGTCAACAATCAGCATCTGAATACtatttccatttctttgtcCAATCTCAGCCTGTCTCTACCTTTGTCAAGGCGATGAGGTCCCTCTCTCTAAGTGGAAGCCCATTAAGCTGCAGAGTCTTGAGGTTGGAAGAGACAGTCAAACAGTCTCTCAAGGCCTTACATAACCTAAATGTCATGTCCTTAGACCGGACAGCTGGGATCTTCTTCCTGAAGCTAGACTTATAGTACCGACTATCTGAAAAGAGTAAAGAAAGACATTGACTGGATTAGCATTCATACATGCACAGTTATAAAGTTATTTAAGTTTCTAGTCTGCCCTCTACTACCTATActgaacatgtaaaacaaatgtcatttCACACAGGTGTGTAGTAGCTGGGAAGACACAATGACATTTTCCCTCATGGTGTTAATGCAGCCTAGACATAATGAGCATTTGCAATGCACTTGTTAGTAATTAAGAGTGAATAAACATATAATGTTGTAGTACGCTGATTTGCCGTGCTTCCTCACCTGTGTCTCCAGTACCTAGACTTGCTTGGTATGAGCTACTTATTGCAATATGGTGCAGGTGTTTGTTGATGGAGATGGAGTTGAGAATAGGTGGCCAGTCTGTGAGTTTGACCCTGTCTCCACTGAAGTTCAGCATGCCCTTGGGCAGGTTCATCTTGACAGCGGGGAGGGGCACTGAGTCCTGCCTGGCACAGACATACTCATAGTATGCCATGAAGTCCTGGGCACCCCGCCGCCGAATCTGAGCATTGTCTTGAACCATCCCAGGgctaagaaaaacaaacaaacaaacaaaaacaaaacaaaacaaaaaaaaaaaacagaaaagtcacTGATACAAATCTTACGATTAATTGTAGACTTCATGATTTCTTGCGTACACTGGTTTTTAATATTGACTCTTTGCGCTGATGAGCTTCATATGATCTCGGAAAGGATAATAGCTAGAATAACTGACtgaaattaacattaaaaagagcaaaacacGCTTCCCAACTTTTGACAAAGTTTTAAATATCCTGACAAGTATTTTAACTCGCTTTAACTACCGTTAGTTGCatacaaagtgaaaaatgtaaaacgAAGGTCACAGTTGATGAGCACTGTCAACTAATTTAGCAAAGTTATTGAGTTAACGATACAGAGAGCCAAAACCCATTAACTCCGTCGGTAGCATTAGCACGCTAAGCTCCTAGCAACCAGTGGAGCAGTGTGGTCAGCTAACATGCTACGATATGGTATTCTACAAGGCTTTTGTACCTTAAAGCACTACCTTTGATGGTTCTCCAGTCGATACCTTCCACATTTAACGGGTGAATCTATCGTTATGACACTCTGCGTCCCTGGTTTCCCTCACCACCCACTTAAAGCTCCTCTGTTTGTTTATCGAGCTACTGCCGCTCAAAAGTGGCGCTGTTGTTCCGCAGAAGCCCCGCCCCGGCTGCGTCTGGACGGTAACCCCAGATTTGCGAAGCTCACGCACATGCGCACTTGATTCAGCACAGAAGCACTTAATTATGCCTTAACCTTTTATCTAatctaacctaaccctaaacccagCATTAACTCTAGATTTTCGAAGTGTATACCATTGCATACCACTGGCGCATCCTGTAATGCGTTATCTTTTGTATAAAGCATCTTTGATTGACAGGACCTGGAGCTGGGCACCTAGTGGAGTGTGCTACACCCACCCTCTGTGAAAATCACAACCTTTCTATTGCTATATTCAGTGGACATGAAAACTGGAGAATTCACCTGTTTCCTCTTCATCCTATATATCTTCCTCTAACTAGACGAAAATGACAGTTCCATGCTACAAGAAAGCTACTTATACTACCTGTATAacgttttaataataataataataataataatcagatttattgaattaatttaAACATGTTTCTAAGAtaagatgattaaaaaaaacattaaacgcTATTGATCCCCTCGTGGAAATAGAAGCAGGACATTGAATGGGATTCAGCAGGGACAAAAAGATAGATAAGCAAAAATAGTTAAGGtcgtcaaaacacaacaataacacagGAAAATAGAATATGGAACACGGCCATTCTCATATCATTTGTTCAATgtgaaagatgttttttgttgttgttgttgttgttgctttttttgcaaataaataggCCTGATAAATGCAACAAATAATTCATTTGATAGCATATTAATTGAACAGTATTAATGAGAATTAATAGGACTATGATCGAGTTTTACCTATGGGAAAAACTTCTAAAActtaaaactgtaaaactgtaattcTCTCGGTTCGAATTGATAGAGACCC from Myripristis murdjan chromosome 9, fMyrMur1.1, whole genome shotgun sequence encodes:
- the cep78 gene encoding centrosomal protein of 78 kDa, encoding MVQDNAQIRRRGAQDFMAYYEYVCARQDSVPLPAVKMNLPKGMLNFSGDRVKLTDWPPILNSISINKHLHHIAISSSYQASLGTGDTDSRYYKSSFRKKIPAVRSKDMTFRLCKALRDCLTVSSNLKTLQLNGLPLRERDLIALTKGLAKSVPLETLSLAHCPITDDGLEVICQSVKYSASIKTVDFTGCNLTWRGAEHLANIIKHQGMQRHGAAWAESLRYRHPQFEGMGGLRRVTLNCNTLIGDRGAAALAHELAEDLWVKAVDLQKCGLSNKGARCLLEALKTNSTICVLDIRNNPLVDKVLMKTTIEKVLMNADGQLSEYYWIKPTAFKELQKPPGVKRRALPSTVRGKATYRIAPRRGTSAGERSPEVAQQKKPHSRHVPWRTAARAERQRGLPPGVTVEEHSFQGAATVKVTVESDSEEEEDEEEEEVVVEVEKRPSSVRLQDRITERQFQRMQMELEECRLRLAEERRGRQKAESRLKEYELENARLRSINFSLSEALAAPASSSAAAAVSALEDEAVLESIENSFTKFHAFLDLLKDAGLGQLASIAGIDQSDFRPLEKPQFSSTLGKPSNGAGSLTGSGVQNRDIWAKTNAAALVDRVLPAPSGGPADSVAPRPPAPAREFLFDYQPLEIPLKQASEPAIDQCVDMESGGEEPDQYAKPETQQDSGSEHSFRSQKSNHIVSLGHKSSHGNVSKPSHHQNSDNSHRSHGSAHHSDGSTGYSFSYSFVCSDASRSDRAHSDLSVRSSPSDMSEKSASVGSSGSKHRGGGGSGR